From a single Sporosarcina oncorhynchi genomic region:
- a CDS encoding SMI1/KNR4 family protein, whose translation MNNLLDQDDMNKPATNADIARTEEALGKKLPPDFIQFLKIANGGYVNVTHQAFRVDFPIESGDDFIAVEELMGASEEGLMQSDYFTQEWDLPKQLVLFSGSGHAWIGFNYENREIPNIVYVEPDDGNGNNFHVLADTFTEFIGKLTTSE comes from the coding sequence ATGAACAACCTACTCGACCAAGATGACATGAATAAGCCTGCAACAAATGCCGACATCGCACGGACAGAAGAAGCACTTGGCAAAAAGTTGCCACCCGACTTCATCCAGTTTTTAAAAATCGCAAACGGTGGATATGTTAATGTAACGCACCAAGCGTTCCGTGTGGATTTCCCGATTGAAAGTGGAGATGACTTTATAGCAGTGGAAGAACTCATGGGGGCGAGTGAAGAGGGGTTAATGCAGAGCGACTATTTCACTCAAGAATGGGATCTGCCTAAGCAACTCGTCCTTTTTTCAGGTAGCGGGCACGCCTGGATTGGCTTCAACTATGAAAATCGTGAAATTCCGAACATCGTCTACGTGGAACCGGACGACGGGAACGGCAATAATTTCCATGTACTTGCCGACACTTTCACGGAGTTTATTGGCAAGCTGACGACAAGTGAGTGA
- a CDS encoding DUF418 domain-containing protein has translation MKQQRVHLIDGMRGLSLFGILLANLLIFQFGIWGKDDLTLSPVDNGAYTFVKIFIEGSFMPIFTFLFGYSIVKMAESLKEKDLMVKRYFVRRFLFLILLGVLHGTFLWEGDILTFYGIFGFFLLLFINRKTKTILIWGLMMFVFTNAILLIGAGFASGVKSTDEFSASASYLEKANEIYATGTYTEIYQFRNNEDPLSDLPIALVFVIFTLSPIIMAPLFLFGMYAARVRLFTNPRDEGTSYLKATWILLPLGILMKGVGELAPINGWTDFLIGAGAPLLALGYISAFAYLYTKIANSIFMRAFESVGKLSLTNYIMQTVICTTIFYGYGLGLFGKLGVLNGIGLGTLIFVVQCIFSTIYLRYVPRGPLEFILRIWTNFSWNGHTKKKRTVTNIRPRSEF, from the coding sequence TTGAAACAGCAACGCGTGCACTTGATCGATGGAATGCGAGGGTTAAGCTTATTCGGGATACTTTTAGCTAATCTATTAATTTTTCAATTTGGAATTTGGGGGAAAGATGATTTAACTTTGTCACCAGTTGATAATGGTGCGTATACATTCGTTAAAATTTTTATTGAAGGAAGTTTCATGCCTATCTTTACGTTCTTATTCGGGTATTCCATTGTGAAGATGGCCGAAAGCCTAAAGGAGAAAGACTTAATGGTAAAGCGATATTTCGTGCGTAGATTCCTCTTTTTAATTTTGTTAGGTGTTTTACATGGCACGTTTTTATGGGAAGGTGATATCCTTACTTTTTATGGGATATTCGGATTTTTCCTACTGCTTTTCATTAACAGAAAAACAAAAACGATTTTAATATGGGGACTAATGATGTTCGTATTCACGAATGCCATTTTACTCATAGGAGCCGGATTCGCAAGTGGGGTAAAATCGACTGATGAATTCTCAGCATCCGCCAGCTATCTCGAAAAAGCAAACGAAATATATGCAACAGGGACATATACAGAAATCTATCAATTTAGAAATAATGAAGATCCTTTATCTGATTTGCCAATAGCGTTAGTTTTTGTTATTTTCACTCTATCGCCAATCATTATGGCACCACTATTCTTGTTCGGTATGTACGCAGCACGTGTACGCCTGTTCACAAATCCCCGTGATGAAGGCACTTCGTACTTAAAAGCAACATGGATTTTATTGCCGCTTGGAATTCTTATGAAAGGCGTCGGTGAACTCGCTCCTATTAATGGATGGACTGATTTCCTCATCGGAGCTGGTGCACCCTTATTGGCACTTGGTTATATTTCCGCATTTGCTTATCTGTACACCAAAATAGCCAATTCGATTTTCATGCGCGCTTTTGAAAGCGTAGGCAAACTCTCACTTACAAATTACATTATGCAAACGGTCATTTGTACAACTATCTTTTACGGATACGGACTTGGCCTATTCGGGAAACTCGGTGTCTTGAACGGGATTGGACTCGGGACTTTGATCTTCGTGGTCCAATGCATTTTCAGCACCATATATTTACGATATGTACCAAGAGGTCCTTTAGAATTCATCTTGCGCATTTGGACGAACTTCTCTTGGAATGGACATACGAAAAAAAAGAGAACTGTTACAAATATAAGACCAAGATCAGAGTTCTAA
- a CDS encoding response regulator transcription factor, giving the protein MEQAKILVVDDEQAIADMVDIILRKDGFSQIDIGASCKEAEYLINNKEYDLYVLDIMLPDGTGLELAKKIRKHSDAPIFFLTAKTSDADILRGFMHGADDYITKPFNPMELAARVKVQITRYLAGNEKKKHEYTYGSIHLDVDAAVLTVQGEKVGLTQKQFQLLEMFCTHPNQVLSKEQLFESVWGYGEIIDDNTIMVHIRKLREKLERNPSQPEYIVTVRGMGYKLNV; this is encoded by the coding sequence ATGGAACAGGCAAAAATATTAGTTGTAGATGATGAGCAAGCCATTGCTGATATGGTGGATATTATATTGCGAAAAGATGGATTTTCACAAATCGATATTGGTGCATCATGCAAGGAAGCAGAGTACTTAATTAACAACAAAGAGTATGATTTGTATGTGCTGGATATTATGTTGCCAGACGGAACGGGATTAGAGCTGGCTAAGAAAATAAGGAAACATTCAGATGCGCCGATTTTCTTTTTGACTGCGAAAACGTCTGATGCGGATATTCTACGTGGATTTATGCATGGAGCGGACGACTATATTACAAAGCCGTTCAATCCGATGGAGTTAGCGGCTAGAGTAAAGGTTCAAATCACTCGATATTTAGCCGGAAATGAAAAGAAAAAGCATGAGTATACATATGGGTCTATCCATCTTGACGTGGATGCAGCGGTGTTAACTGTTCAAGGAGAGAAAGTTGGATTGACGCAAAAGCAATTTCAATTATTGGAGATGTTCTGTACGCACCCTAACCAAGTGCTTTCTAAAGAACAATTATTTGAATCTGTTTGGGGGTATGGCGAAATCATTGATGATAATACAATTATGGTGCATATTCGGAAGCTGCGTGAAAAGCTGGAACGAAATCCTAGTCAGCCCGAGTATATTGTGACCGTTCGTGGAATGGGTTATAAACTTAACGTCTAA
- a CDS encoding sensor histidine kinase: MKLSSKMTVRFILYFLTFYWILFMGTTVIIVMFFSNFLSGFYFHDIRALEKTDVERGIVHQNGTRSFSKPFIDIANRSGGIVQLIDEGGNVLHSTKESLLPESYAIEELIAISKQTGVLAWEMDNEEMLVFLPYTSSDEVLETLEASPSFPSLSKEDEQLLEEQHASFELFDSNGILLHSNSLKEREKLTPVDVLASNSSINEQEELVSFTKLSSGEIAFVRIENPYYQSLAPNDIVLLKMMLNWFIGFHLFLMLFTLGFSLLIGRNYVKPVFYFLKWIERLSNQRYERPNDRTMRTKKNRFKRKYRIYEDIDRSLMRLSENLENNDRTILQTEKLREDWITGLSHDLKTPLSSIYGYANMLSSDHDWTSEEVRGFAKTMVEKSGYMDTLINELTYTYQLKSDGVIFDKTRVNFFTYVSDYVDRSDWKELCNPIGDKEVYVDIDQKRFERVLDNIVGNAVKHTSAGTPVHTEIRTDGGFVVLDVRDEGEGIPVQMLENLFNRYYRGTNTTTDDSGTGLGLTIAQQLVRGHGGEIEVETSAAGTTISVKLPLSSSSG; encoded by the coding sequence ATGAAGCTATCAAGTAAAATGACTGTCCGATTCATTCTCTACTTCCTCACTTTCTACTGGATACTATTTATGGGGACGACAGTCATTATTGTCATGTTTTTTTCGAATTTCTTATCCGGTTTTTACTTTCATGATATCCGCGCACTTGAAAAAACAGATGTTGAACGGGGAATTGTTCATCAAAATGGTACTCGGTCATTTTCCAAACCTTTTATTGATATTGCCAATCGAAGTGGAGGTATCGTTCAACTGATTGACGAAGGAGGAAATGTTCTACATTCCACGAAAGAGAGCTTGCTTCCTGAATCGTATGCGATTGAAGAGCTCATAGCAATATCCAAACAAACGGGTGTACTTGCTTGGGAGATGGATAATGAGGAAATGTTAGTATTCCTTCCCTATACAAGTAGTGACGAAGTATTGGAGACATTAGAAGCTAGTCCTTCATTTCCATCATTATCAAAAGAGGATGAACAGCTTTTAGAAGAGCAGCATGCATCATTTGAGCTATTCGATTCAAATGGGATTTTACTTCATTCGAACTCGCTTAAGGAAAGGGAAAAGTTAACGCCAGTTGATGTTTTAGCGAGCAATTCATCGATTAATGAACAGGAAGAGTTAGTTAGTTTTACTAAGCTGTCTTCGGGTGAAATTGCTTTTGTCCGTATAGAAAACCCTTATTACCAATCGCTTGCCCCGAATGATATTGTGCTTTTGAAAATGATGTTGAATTGGTTTATAGGATTTCATCTCTTTTTGATGTTATTTACACTTGGATTTTCATTGTTGATTGGCCGGAATTATGTGAAGCCGGTTTTCTATTTCTTAAAATGGATTGAGCGGTTATCCAATCAACGCTATGAACGGCCGAATGATCGAACGATGAGAACAAAAAAGAATCGGTTTAAGCGGAAATATAGGATTTATGAAGATATTGACCGGTCTTTAATGAGGTTATCGGAGAACCTGGAAAACAATGATCGAACAATACTTCAGACGGAGAAGTTACGGGAAGACTGGATTACAGGATTGTCCCATGATTTAAAAACGCCTTTAAGTTCAATTTATGGGTATGCCAACATGCTATCGTCTGATCATGACTGGACATCTGAAGAAGTAAGGGGATTCGCAAAGACGATGGTCGAGAAATCGGGCTATATGGATACGCTCATCAATGAATTGACGTACACCTATCAATTAAAAAGTGACGGAGTCATCTTTGACAAAACGAGAGTAAACTTCTTCACTTATGTGAGTGACTATGTTGACCGGAGTGACTGGAAAGAGCTGTGCAATCCAATTGGTGACAAGGAAGTTTACGTGGATATTGATCAAAAGCGGTTCGAACGTGTATTGGATAATATTGTTGGAAATGCAGTTAAGCACACCTCGGCTGGGACGCCTGTCCACACTGAGATTAGAACGGATGGCGGCTTTGTCGTTTTGGATGTACGGGATGAGGGCGAAGGCATTCCGGTGCAGATGCTAGAAAACCTTTTTAATCGCTATTACCGGGGAACAAATACAACGACAGACGATTCTGGGACAGGTCTTGGTTTGACGATTGCCCAACAGCTAGTTAGAGGGCATGGTGGAGAAATAGAAGTGGAAACATCCGCAGCCGGTACGACGATTTCCGTAAAGTTGCCTTTATCATCTTCATCTGGTTGA